One genomic segment of Musa acuminata AAA Group cultivar baxijiao chromosome BXJ3-3, Cavendish_Baxijiao_AAA, whole genome shotgun sequence includes these proteins:
- the LOC135632602 gene encoding hevamine-A-like yields the protein MSEAQHLPPLQLAVLCLLLALTGRLRAEPSCIAVYWGQNGYERGLREACATGYYKYVLIAFLNQFGNSRIPQMNLAGHCDPNSGGCTFLSSDIISCQQDHNVTVMLSLGGAIGNYNLVSEEDAREVATYIWNNFLGGSSANRPLGNAVLDGVDLDIEIGGAAYYDDLVRYLKAYSTPEQKVYLSAVPQCPFPDAHLQPAIDTGLLDYLFVQFYNNYCQYSPSNVDTFVQVWNQWVSVNVSKVFLGLLASPEAGSGYVSPDDLINKVLPLVKPSEKYGGIMLWNRYFDLTNNYRARVKDYVCPHRRLYSISSTLVASSSV from the coding sequence cccaacacttACCACCACTGCAACTAGCAGTCCTGTGCCTGTTGCTTGCACTCACCGGAAGACTGCGTGCCGAACCATCATGCATCGCAGTCTACTGGGGCCAAAACGGCTACGAGAGAGGCTTACGAGAAGCCTGTGCCACCGGCTACTACAAGTACGTCCTCATAGCCTTCCTCAACCAGTTCGGAAACAGCCGGATTCCACAGATGAACCTCGCCGGCCACTGTGACCCCAACAGCGGCGGCTGCACTTTCCTGAGCAGCGACATCATCTCATGCCAGCAGGACCACAACGTCACGGTGATGCtctccctgggcggtgccatcggcaACTACAACCTGGTGTCCGAGGAGGATGCCAGGGAGGTCGCCACCTACATCTGGAACAATTTCTTGGGCGGTTCTTCCGCCAATCGACCCCTCGGGAACGCCGTCTTGGACGGAGTAGACTTGGACATCGAAATAGGGGGTGCCGCTTATTACGACGATCTTGTTCGCTACTTGAAGGCCTACAGCACGCCGGAGCAGAAAGTTTACCTGAGCGCGGTGCCACAGTGCCCCTTCCCAGACGCACACCTTCAACCTGCGATCGACACCGGTCTCTTGGACTACCTGTTTGTGCAGTTCTACAACAACTACTGTCAGTACTCCCCCAGCAACGTTGACACCTTTGTTCAGGTATGGAACCAGTGGGTTTCCGTAAACGTAAGCAAGGTGTTCCTCGGACTCCTTGCTTCTCCTGAGGCTGGAAGTGGCTACGTCTCACCTGATGACCTCATAAATAAAGTTCTTCCCCTCGTCAAGCCCTCAGAGAAGTACGGAGGAATTATGCTATGGAACAGATACTTTGACCTGACCAATAACTATAGGGCTCGGGTGAAGGACTACGTGTGCCCTCATCGTCGTCTGTACTCCATCTCGTCTACTTTGGTGGCGTCGTCTTCCGTGTGA